In [Clostridium] cellulosi, one genomic interval encodes:
- a CDS encoding hypothetical protein (Family membership) has protein sequence MGRNSSGKIGEDAAAEFLTDKGWNIIERNYHTRQGEIDIIATFGGYIIFVEVKTRLENSLFLPREAVDQKKQAKLIQAALMYISSHEIGLLQPRFDVIEVIASKNKEIKQINLIENAFGL, from the coding sequence ATGGGGCGAAATAGTTCCGGAAAAATAGGCGAGGATGCAGCAGCAGAATTTCTGACAGATAAAGGCTGGAATATCATAGAACGAAATTATCACACAAGACAAGGTGAAATAGACATAATAGCTACTTTCGGGGGCTATATTATTTTTGTCGAAGTAAAAACAAGATTGGAAAATTCGCTGTTCCTTCCCCGCGAAGCTGTTGACCAAAAGAAACAGGCAAAGCTTATTCAAGCAGCGCTTATGTATATATCCTCGCATGAAATTGGCTTATTGCAGCCCAGATTTGATGTTATTGAGGTAATAGCCTCAAAAAATAAAGAAATTAAACAAATAAATCTAATTGAGAATGCTTTTGGATTATAG
- the rnhB gene encoding Ribonuclease HII (High confidence in function and specificity) encodes MDLFYENNLKSAGFQNICGIDEAGRGPLAGPVCAAAVILPENADLPGLNDSKKLTPQKRDVLFDLIKSQAIAYGIGWATEKEIDELNILNATFLAMKRAVEKLNIAPDAALVDGNRDPKLGIPTLCVVGGDGKSPSIAAASILAKVSRDRFMDELDKRYPDYLFAQHKGYPTKLHYQMILKHGILPIHRKSFLKNLSEKAEAYGAK; translated from the coding sequence ATGGACCTATTTTATGAGAATAATTTAAAATCTGCGGGTTTTCAGAATATCTGCGGTATAGATGAGGCGGGGAGAGGGCCGCTTGCTGGCCCTGTCTGCGCTGCGGCAGTTATTTTGCCTGAAAACGCCGATTTGCCGGGGTTAAACGATTCAAAAAAACTAACTCCCCAAAAGCGTGACGTTCTGTTTGATTTGATAAAATCTCAGGCAATCGCATACGGAATAGGTTGGGCCACTGAAAAAGAGATTGATGAATTGAATATTCTAAACGCCACTTTTTTGGCAATGAAAAGGGCAGTTGAGAAGTTAAATATAGCTCCCGATGCTGCCCTTGTAGACGGAAATCGTGACCCAAAGCTTGGCATACCTACCCTTTGCGTTGTTGGTGGGGACGGAAAAAGCCCTTCAATTGCGGCGGCATCAATTCTCGCAAAAGTCAGCCGTGACAGATTCATGGATGAGCTTGACAAACGGTACCCCGATTACTTATTTGCCCAGCATAAAGGGTATCCGACAAAACTTCATTATCAGATGATTTTAAAACATGGAATATTGCCGATACATAGAAAAAGCTTTTTAAAAAATCTGTCAGAAAAGGCTGAGGCATATGGGGCGAAATAG
- the rbgA gene encoding Ribosome biogenesis GTPase A (High confidence in function and specificity), with protein sequence MSEQVSIQWFPGHMAKTRRLIKESLPLVDCVAEIIDARIPKSSRNPELDALCSSKPRIVLLNKIDLADPAITERWVEYIRKSGAMPLAVDCKSGRGLNKFLPLVKELLKDKIEQNARRGMSGKKIRVMVAGIPNCGKSTFINRMAGSKKLKAEDRPGVTRGTQWIDLGSGIEMMDTPGMLWPKFEDPTVGENLAFCGSVKDEVIDIELLARRLLETIAKTYPDFLRARYKLNGELPEEGAELLALVGRKRGMLISGGEVDTERASAVVLDEFRSGKIGRISLEKPDMTESGQ encoded by the coding sequence ATGTCAGAGCAGGTTTCTATACAATGGTTTCCGGGCCATATGGCAAAAACGCGCAGGCTTATTAAAGAAAGCCTGCCGCTTGTCGACTGTGTGGCTGAAATCATCGATGCCCGTATTCCGAAAAGCAGCAGAAATCCTGAATTGGACGCTCTTTGCTCCTCAAAACCAAGAATAGTGCTGCTTAATAAAATTGACCTTGCAGACCCCGCAATAACAGAGCGTTGGGTTGAGTATATAAGAAAGAGCGGGGCAATGCCGCTTGCAGTTGACTGCAAAAGCGGACGCGGATTGAATAAGTTTCTCCCGCTTGTCAAGGAATTGCTTAAGGATAAGATTGAACAAAATGCAAGAAGAGGCATGTCGGGGAAAAAAATCAGAGTAATGGTGGCCGGAATTCCAAACTGCGGGAAGTCTACATTTATCAACAGGATGGCCGGTTCAAAAAAGCTGAAAGCAGAAGACCGGCCAGGTGTAACACGCGGTACTCAATGGATTGACCTTGGTTCTGGTATTGAAATGATGGACACCCCCGGTATGCTTTGGCCGAAATTTGAAGACCCAACCGTTGGTGAGAATCTTGCGTTTTGCGGGTCGGTCAAAGATGAAGTAATTGATATCGAATTGCTGGCACGCCGGCTACTGGAAACCATCGCAAAAACTTATCCTGATTTTCTAAGGGCAAGATATAAACTGAACGGTGAGCTTCCAGAGGAAGGCGCGGAGCTTCTTGCGCTTGTCGGACGCAAAAGAGGCATGTTGATTTCGGGCGGAGAAGTTGATACTGAACGCGCTTCAGCAGTGGTGCTTGATGAATTCAGAAGCGGCAAAATCGGCAGAATTTCGCTCGAAAAGCCAGATATGACAGAAAGCGGGCAGTAA
- a CDS encoding hypothetical protein (Family membership) has translation MSENNEINPEVVNEQKQKISVTSELYEWVESIVFALAFVVVIFTFLLRPVGVEGISMMDTLKNGDKVVIYNINYVPKQGDIVVLSIPNSKELKAPIIKRVVAVGGQKVRIDYDNNKVYVDGKEFVAPIKEPMAPRVGSDFYPTELTVPDDCVFVMGDNRNNSFDSRYKEIGPVKVKNILGRAVFRILPFSGFGFLQ, from the coding sequence ATGAGCGAAAACAATGAGATAAATCCAGAAGTAGTGAATGAGCAAAAGCAAAAAATCAGTGTTACTTCGGAATTATACGAATGGGTGGAATCAATTGTTTTTGCCCTCGCCTTCGTCGTTGTCATTTTCACGTTCCTATTAAGGCCTGTCGGTGTTGAAGGCATATCTATGATGGACACGCTTAAAAACGGTGACAAAGTTGTTATTTACAACATAAATTATGTACCGAAACAGGGCGATATCGTCGTTCTTTCAATACCTAATTCAAAAGAACTGAAAGCGCCAATAATTAAGCGTGTCGTTGCGGTCGGCGGTCAAAAGGTGCGTATAGACTACGATAACAACAAAGTTTATGTTGATGGCAAAGAGTTTGTCGCACCGATAAAGGAACCGATGGCTCCACGTGTAGGTAGTGACTTCTATCCGACTGAGCTGACAGTGCCTGATGATTGCGTATTTGTAATGGGTGACAATCGCAACAATAGTTTTGACAGCAGATATAAAGAAATCGGGCCTGTTAAGGTTAAGAATATTCTTGGGCGTGCTGTATTTCGCATATTGCCTTTCAGCGGTTTCGGTTTCTTGCAATAA
- a CDS encoding hypothetical protein (High confidence in function and specificity) has product MDALKSLVSSQLKSELPEVNIGDTVRVHVKIKEGDRERVQVFEGTVIARRGGGISETFTVRSISYGVGVERVFPIHSPHVEKVEVVRRGKVRRSKLYYLRNRVGKAAKVKERL; this is encoded by the coding sequence ATGGATGCTTTAAAATCATTGGTGAGCAGCCAGCTTAAGAGCGAGTTGCCAGAAGTGAACATCGGCGATACCGTCAGAGTTCACGTTAAAATCAAAGAAGGAGACCGTGAAAGAGTTCAGGTCTTCGAGGGCACAGTAATTGCCCGTAGAGGCGGAGGCATTTCCGAAACCTTTACAGTCCGCTCTATTTCTTATGGCGTAGGTGTTGAAAGGGTATTCCCGATCCACTCGCCGCATGTTGAAAAGGTTGAGGTTGTCCGCCGCGGTAAAGTTCGCAGAAGCAAACTGTATTATCTGCGTAACAGAGTTGGTAAGGCAGCCAAAGTTAAAGAGCGCTTATAA
- a CDS encoding hypothetical protein (High confidence in function and specificity), whose protein sequence is MQPIRIFFKKEGRAKYISHLDLNRVMQRALRRACIPVWRTQGFNPHPYIAFGLPLSLFYESDCEVMDARLDGDMSLSEVKKRLSEQMPEGIEITAVKRPEHKLTDICFASYQLSLEFDGMAKKDLEDMLSKVMSNEQIIIEKKTKHRTVELDVKKYFESADIVVSDGLIRIDVTVPAGPTENLNPAFFATAFEKYGVKPDFENVRRLRLLTKDMNIFS, encoded by the coding sequence ATGCAGCCGATTAGGATATTCTTTAAAAAGGAAGGCCGTGCGAAATATATCTCACACCTTGATTTAAACCGCGTTATGCAGAGGGCATTAAGGCGTGCCTGTATTCCGGTATGGAGGACACAGGGGTTTAACCCTCATCCATATATCGCTTTTGGACTGCCGCTTTCGTTGTTTTATGAAAGCGATTGTGAAGTCATGGACGCAAGACTTGACGGCGATATGAGTCTTTCTGAAGTCAAAAAAAGGCTGTCCGAGCAAATGCCAGAGGGGATTGAGATAACTGCGGTAAAACGTCCAGAGCATAAACTGACGGATATTTGCTTTGCCTCATATCAACTTTCCCTTGAGTTCGACGGTATGGCAAAAAAGGACTTAGAAGATATGCTATCAAAGGTCATGTCGAATGAACAGATAATAATAGAGAAGAAAACAAAACATCGTACAGTCGAACTTGATGTGAAGAAGTATTTTGAATCAGCAGATATAGTGGTATCGGACGGTTTAATAAGGATAGATGTAACTGTACCTGCCGGCCCCACGGAAAACCTCAATCCGGCTTTCTTTGCAACCGCTTTTGAGAAATATGGAGTAAAACCTGATTTCGAAAATGTGCGCAGATTAAGGTTGCTGACAAAAGATATGAACATTTTTTCTTAA
- a CDS encoding radical SAM protein (High confidence in function and specificity) encodes MDKKVEMALRKVQKPARYTGGELNSVIKDKHNVDVRFAFCFPDIYEIGMSHLGGKILYGLLNSIDYVWCERVFAPWFDFEEQMRCNGIHLYGLESGDDISTFDFIGFSLMYEMSYTNVLNMLDLAGIPIRSADRKDLSPIVILGGPCACNPEPLAPFADIVCLGEGEETLCEVIELYRKCKINKLSKTEFLKKAAKINGVYVPSFYDVDYNEDGTVKAVTPNVSEAPAIVRKSVVKDFDKAYFPDKFVVPYIDIVHDRAMLELFRGCIRGCRFCQAGFIYRPIRSRKPETLNRQASLLCKTTGYDEISLSSLSTSDYLYLPELMPELMDWTEKEGVSLSLPSLRVDNFSRSLMEKISSVRKSSLTFAPEAGTQRLRDAINKNVSEDEIFKTCRLAFEGGWTSVKLYFMLGLPTETMKDVEGIAELSQRIVDTYYSMPNRPKGKSVNVSISVATFVPKPFTPFQWEAQDTSEMIIEKQQHLREAIKSKKISLSCHENHTSFLEAVLARGDRRLADVIETAWRSGCHFDSWDEGFDYDKWMDAFKKCGIDPAFYANRKRSFDEVLPWDHIFYGVNKKFLQRENEKAYRNETSFNCREKCGACGASILTGGVCNAAD; translated from the coding sequence TTGGATAAAAAAGTTGAAATGGCGCTTCGAAAAGTTCAAAAACCGGCAAGATACACCGGCGGGGAACTTAACAGCGTTATAAAGGACAAGCATAATGTAGATGTTAGATTTGCCTTTTGTTTTCCTGACATATACGAGATCGGCATGTCGCATCTTGGCGGGAAAATACTTTATGGACTGCTGAATAGTATAGATTATGTCTGGTGTGAGAGAGTATTTGCCCCTTGGTTTGATTTTGAGGAGCAGATGAGGTGTAATGGTATACACCTTTACGGACTTGAGAGCGGCGATGATATCAGCACGTTTGATTTCATCGGCTTTTCGCTGATGTATGAGATGAGTTATACAAACGTCTTGAATATGCTTGATCTTGCTGGCATTCCGATAAGGTCCGCAGACAGAAAGGATTTGTCGCCTATAGTGATATTGGGCGGCCCTTGTGCATGCAATCCTGAGCCCCTCGCCCCGTTTGCCGATATAGTATGCCTCGGCGAGGGCGAAGAAACTCTATGTGAAGTAATAGAACTTTACAGGAAGTGCAAGATTAATAAACTTTCAAAAACTGAGTTTTTGAAAAAAGCTGCCAAGATAAATGGTGTTTATGTACCGTCTTTTTATGATGTTGATTACAATGAAGACGGAACAGTTAAAGCGGTGACGCCAAATGTCAGCGAAGCGCCGGCCATTGTGCGAAAAAGCGTTGTAAAGGATTTTGACAAGGCGTATTTTCCGGACAAGTTTGTAGTGCCGTATATTGATATTGTGCACGATAGGGCTATGCTTGAGTTGTTCAGGGGTTGTATCCGCGGCTGCCGTTTCTGCCAGGCAGGATTTATTTACCGCCCAATCCGCTCAAGAAAACCAGAAACCTTGAATCGTCAAGCGTCGCTGTTGTGCAAAACCACCGGCTACGATGAAATCTCGCTTTCATCTCTTTCGACAAGTGATTACCTCTATCTTCCCGAACTTATGCCTGAGCTGATGGATTGGACTGAGAAAGAAGGCGTGAGCCTTTCGCTGCCATCGCTGCGTGTCGACAACTTCTCCCGTTCCCTTATGGAAAAAATCAGCTCAGTGAGAAAGAGCAGCCTTACGTTCGCGCCAGAAGCGGGTACGCAAAGGCTCAGGGACGCCATTAACAAGAACGTAAGCGAGGATGAAATCTTCAAAACTTGCCGGCTTGCGTTTGAAGGCGGTTGGACAAGCGTAAAACTCTATTTTATGCTGGGTCTTCCAACCGAGACAATGAAGGATGTAGAAGGTATTGCAGAACTCTCTCAGCGTATTGTTGATACTTATTACTCAATGCCGAATCGGCCGAAAGGCAAATCGGTAAATGTTTCGATCAGCGTTGCAACATTCGTGCCAAAGCCTTTTACGCCTTTCCAGTGGGAAGCGCAGGACACTTCAGAAATGATTATTGAAAAGCAGCAGCATTTGCGCGAAGCAATAAAGAGTAAAAAGATCTCGCTCAGCTGCCATGAAAATCACACGAGCTTTCTTGAAGCCGTTTTGGCGAGGGGAGACCGCAGGCTGGCTGATGTAATAGAAACAGCTTGGCGTTCTGGCTGCCATTTTGACAGTTGGGACGAAGGCTTCGATTATGATAAATGGATGGATGCGTTCAAAAAATGCGGCATTGACCCTGCGTTTTACGCAAATCGCAAACGTTCCTTTGATGAAGTCTTGCCATGGGACCATATTTTCTATGGTGTTAACAAGAAATTCTTGCAGAGAGAAAACGAAAAAGCATACAGGAATGAAACTTCATTTAATTGCCGTGAAAAATGCGGCGCTTGCGGAGCCTCAATATTGACAGGAGGTGTTTGCAATGCAGCCGATTAG
- a CDS encoding hypothetical protein (Family membership) produces MILDRSGLAGLGLLCVLIHESGHIMAIELLKIQVDRIEFRLFGINIVLKKGTTVSYRQEILLALAGCAANLLACIPLYVLYKFGIGGKFTGTLLLFNLLLGGFNLMPVVSLDGGRALESYLCLKTNYQKAERIIMILSLIFLIPTAAAGFYIVMQTGYNISLAAAAVYIFVALVIKSGKKLSCR; encoded by the coding sequence TTGATACTTGACAGATCAGGTCTTGCGGGGCTTGGTCTTTTATGCGTTTTAATACACGAATCTGGGCACATTATGGCGATTGAGTTATTGAAAATACAGGTTGACAGGATTGAATTCAGACTGTTCGGCATCAATATTGTTTTAAAAAAGGGGACGACTGTAAGCTACAGGCAGGAAATATTGCTTGCTTTGGCGGGATGCGCTGCGAATCTTCTCGCTTGTATTCCTCTATATGTGCTATACAAATTTGGAATCGGCGGTAAATTCACGGGGACATTGTTATTATTTAATCTGCTTTTGGGCGGTTTTAACCTTATGCCGGTCGTTTCCCTTGACGGCGGGCGGGCACTTGAGTCTTATTTGTGCTTAAAAACTAACTATCAGAAAGCAGAAAGAATAATAATGATCTTATCGCTTATATTTTTGATACCGACTGCTGCGGCTGGGTTTTATATTGTAATGCAGACAGGATACAATATCTCGCTTGCGGCAGCAGCAGTTTATATTTTTGTAGCTCTTGTTATAAAAAGCGGCAAAAAGCTCTCTTGCCGTTGA
- a CDS encoding putative membrane protein (Hypothetical protein) — translation MNESPNRVRPRLSDIRNSRTVKKKGGFFLTGAQTVICIICLITAFALKTYGGEYYQSARAFAKDAYNNSIKKEDITEALKSISGDFPSAEEVFKNQASSTANSSKSTSSKTESSSDMNSSSNATTSSDVGDDNSADAAAAIKTGLKPQTLSYQGEGDQPLEITKVLSGSPPVEKTISMTPYKLSVKPVEPVKGNISSKFGNRINPITNAQSFHTGIDIAAPSGTPIEAAYDGVVEKTGVSEVYGNYVLMDNGGGIETFYGHCGTINVKSNDKISAGTTIASVGSTGMSTGYHLHFEVRINGVYVDPQYCLSE, via the coding sequence GTGAATGAAAGCCCCAATCGCGTCCGACCGAGGCTGAGTGACATTAGAAACAGCAGGACTGTCAAAAAGAAAGGCGGATTTTTTCTCACAGGGGCCCAAACGGTAATTTGCATAATATGCCTGATAACGGCGTTTGCATTAAAAACTTATGGCGGTGAGTATTATCAGTCTGCAAGGGCTTTTGCAAAAGACGCATATAACAATAGTATCAAGAAAGAAGATATAACCGAAGCGCTCAAATCTATCAGCGGGGATTTTCCAAGTGCCGAGGAAGTATTTAAAAATCAAGCCTCGTCCACTGCTAATTCATCAAAATCCACGTCATCAAAAACTGAATCAAGTTCAGATATGAACAGTTCATCAAATGCAACTACATCGTCTGATGTAGGCGACGATAATTCGGCTGATGCCGCGGCAGCTATAAAAACCGGTTTAAAACCACAGACACTGTCTTATCAGGGGGAAGGGGACCAGCCATTAGAAATAACAAAGGTCCTTTCCGGCAGCCCGCCAGTGGAAAAGACGATAAGTATGACACCGTATAAGTTGTCTGTCAAACCGGTTGAGCCGGTTAAAGGCAATATATCATCTAAATTCGGCAACAGGATTAACCCTATCACTAACGCACAGAGTTTTCATACGGGTATTGATATTGCTGCCCCATCCGGCACACCGATAGAGGCTGCATATGATGGAGTAGTTGAGAAAACCGGAGTTTCTGAGGTTTACGGGAATTATGTATTGATGGACAACGGCGGGGGTATCGAAACTTTTTACGGCCATTGCGGGACTATAAACGTAAAATCTAACGACAAGATCAGCGCCGGAACAACGATTGCGAGTGTTGGTTCAACCGGGATGTCTACCGGATACCATCTGCATTTCGAGGTGCGTATCAACGGAGTTTATGTGGACCCGCAATATTGTCTCTCGGAATAA
- a CDS encoding putative UDP-N-acetylglucosamine 2-epimerase (High confidence in function and specificity): protein MKKIKVMLVFGTRPEAIKMAPLALELNNDGHFDVKICVTAQHRQMLDQVLSIFNIKPDFDLDIMKPSQSLSHITSSVLHGLDKILSEERPDLVLVHGDTTTTFAAALSAFYAKIPVGHVEAGLRTYNIYSPFPEEVNRRLTSHISTLHFAPTQRNKENLLRENITDNVFVCGNTVIDAIKLTVKKDYKFKSSSLQSLHDCKNRIVLVTAHRRENLGLPLENICAAVKRLAEDFPDVKIVYPVHLNPSVQKTVYSMLSNIQNVILCEPLCVEDMHNLIAHSYIVLTDSGGLQEEAPALGKPVIVMRNETERPEAIDADTVRIAGIEKDNIYSLSAELLTSTSAYKKMSHAVNPYGDGRASKRIAEAILYYFGMGEKPEEFVYNS, encoded by the coding sequence ATGAAAAAAATAAAAGTCATGCTGGTTTTCGGCACACGACCGGAAGCCATCAAAATGGCGCCTCTTGCCCTCGAACTGAATAATGACGGACACTTTGACGTTAAAATCTGTGTAACCGCCCAGCACAGGCAGATGCTTGACCAGGTTCTCTCGATTTTTAATATAAAGCCCGACTTTGACCTCGACATTATGAAGCCTTCGCAGAGCCTATCTCATATAACCAGCAGCGTACTGCATGGTTTGGACAAGATTCTTTCAGAAGAACGCCCTGACCTCGTCCTTGTTCACGGGGACACAACAACAACTTTTGCTGCGGCGCTCTCGGCTTTTTATGCTAAGATACCTGTGGGGCATGTCGAAGCGGGGCTGCGAACATATAATATTTATTCACCTTTCCCGGAAGAAGTAAACCGGAGGCTGACTTCGCATATTTCAACTCTTCACTTTGCTCCTACACAAAGAAATAAAGAAAATCTTCTGCGTGAAAACATAACAGATAATGTGTTCGTTTGTGGCAATACTGTAATAGACGCCATCAAATTGACAGTAAAAAAAGACTATAAATTCAAATCATCTTCGCTCCAAAGCTTGCATGACTGCAAAAACCGTATCGTCCTCGTCACCGCGCACAGGCGTGAAAACCTCGGTCTCCCACTTGAAAACATCTGTGCCGCGGTAAAGCGTCTTGCGGAAGATTTTCCAGACGTAAAAATCGTTTATCCTGTGCATTTAAACCCTTCGGTACAAAAAACAGTGTACTCCATGCTTAGCAATATCCAAAATGTTATATTGTGTGAGCCGCTCTGCGTTGAAGACATGCACAATCTTATTGCGCACTCATACATCGTTTTGACAGACAGCGGAGGGCTTCAAGAGGAAGCACCTGCTTTGGGCAAACCTGTAATTGTCATGCGTAATGAGACAGAACGGCCTGAGGCGATAGACGCCGACACAGTCAGAATAGCCGGCATAGAAAAAGATAATATCTACTCGTTGTCAGCAGAACTGCTGACAAGCACAAGCGCCTATAAAAAAATGTCTCACGCAGTCAATCCTTACGGTGACGGCCGCGCGAGTAAGCGTATTGCTGAAGCTATTCTCTATTATTTCGGAATGGGTGAAAAACCAGAAGAATTCGTATATAACTCTTAG
- a CDS encoding putative membrane protein (Hypothetical protein) — protein MEKKITTFSIALGGILAALSVALMFLTALFPIAEFVFPGMAGILLIAAVFEMGEKRAFLIFAAVGILSLLLPIEKSSAVYYILFLGHYPIVKSYIERIQNNVIKWAVKVVFFNICCALTLLISVFLLNFDVNALKYGLLLTIILFNVTFIIYDIAVSKIIVLYSLKIRKLIKRH, from the coding sequence TTGGAAAAGAAAATTACAACTTTTTCGATTGCGCTTGGCGGCATTCTGGCAGCGTTATCGGTAGCGCTGATGTTTTTGACTGCGCTTTTCCCGATTGCAGAATTTGTTTTTCCCGGTATGGCAGGTATCCTGCTTATTGCCGCCGTTTTTGAAATGGGCGAAAAGCGGGCATTCCTCATTTTTGCCGCGGTCGGAATCCTGTCTCTGCTGCTGCCTATAGAAAAAAGCTCGGCAGTGTATTATATACTCTTTTTGGGTCATTATCCGATTGTAAAAAGTTATATTGAAAGGATTCAGAACAATGTTATAAAATGGGCAGTGAAAGTTGTATTTTTCAATATCTGCTGCGCTTTGACACTGCTAATTTCAGTTTTCCTGCTGAACTTTGATGTCAACGCACTCAAATACGGTTTGCTTCTAACGATAATCTTGTTCAATGTGACTTTTATAATTTACGATATTGCAGTTTCAAAAATTATTGTTTTATATAGTTTAAAAATCAGAAAATTAATAAAGAGGCACTGA
- a CDS encoding heat shock protein DnaJ domain-containing protein (High confidence in function and specificity), producing MDPYKVLGVSPDASDEEIKAAYRALAKKYHPDAYANNPLADLAAEKMKEINMAYDQIMKMRKNGGNSGYSGGYNDYSSSGSYSSGGYTNSSFPNIRELINAGRLAEAEAALNAVPPASRNAEWHFLRGCVLYRFGWVNEAYLEFQNAVQMDGGNGEYREAFERIRQQMNGGFNPYGGYYPGGMQNSGCTACDLCAGLACADCLCNGGC from the coding sequence ATGGATCCATATAAAGTATTAGGAGTATCACCTGATGCAAGCGATGAAGAAATAAAAGCTGCATATAGGGCTCTTGCAAAAAAGTATCACCCTGATGCATACGCTAATAATCCACTGGCGGATCTTGCCGCGGAAAAAATGAAAGAGATTAATATGGCGTATGATCAGATTATGAAAATGCGCAAAAACGGTGGGAACAGTGGTTATTCCGGAGGTTATAACGACTACTCAAGCTCAGGTTCATATTCTTCCGGTGGATATACAAACAGCAGTTTCCCCAATATAAGGGAGCTTATAAACGCTGGAAGACTGGCTGAAGCGGAAGCAGCACTGAACGCTGTACCTCCGGCTTCGCGAAACGCAGAATGGCATTTTTTACGCGGTTGTGTGCTTTATAGATTCGGATGGGTCAATGAAGCATATCTCGAATTCCAAAATGCCGTGCAGATGGACGGAGGAAACGGTGAGTACCGCGAGGCCTTTGAAAGAATCCGACAGCAGATGAACGGAGGTTTCAATCCGTACGGCGGGTACTATCCCGGAGGAATGCAGAATTCTGGCTGTACCGCCTGTGACCTCTGCGCCGGATTAGCCTGTGCCGACTGTCTGTGCAACGGGGGCTGTTGA
- a CDS encoding hypothetical protein (Family membership) produces the protein MKKGISVILSALILSLFVLTSCSSDISTNSSNSLYDSAYSSDISYNTTYSEESSDTSSAGFLYTQTDNTNDNTTVSNSSSSEYKKTTNSADQSNKSTKKSSKKSEDKKSTIVYITKTGKKYHCSGCRYLKRSKIKISLKEAKAAGYTPCSVCCPPQ, from the coding sequence ATGAAAAAAGGAATTTCTGTTATCCTGTCTGCTTTGATTCTTAGTTTATTTGTTTTAACGTCCTGTAGTTCGGATATTTCAACGAACAGCAGCAATTCTTTATACGATTCAGCTTATAGTTCGGACATATCGTATAATACTACATATAGTGAAGAATCTTCAGACACATCATCCGCCGGTTTCTTATATACACAAACCGATAATACAAATGACAATACAACTGTATCAAACAGTTCGTCTTCAGAATACAAGAAAACCACTAATTCAGCCGATCAAAGCAACAAGTCTACCAAAAAAAGTTCCAAAAAATCAGAAGATAAGAAATCAACCATTGTCTATATAACGAAAACCGGGAAAAAATATCACTGTTCAGGATGCAGATACTTAAAGCGAAGTAAAATAAAAATCTCACTCAAAGAGGCAAAAGCGGCAGGCTATACTCCATGCAGCGTATGCTGTCCGCCGCAGTAA